A genome region from Megalobrama amblycephala isolate DHTTF-2021 linkage group LG18, ASM1881202v1, whole genome shotgun sequence includes the following:
- the zgc:77151 gene encoding uncharacterized protein zgc:77151 isoform X2, with translation MGHKMLVIHRKEKQRVRPKANRTHHIIVKYESLGVQQKVKILSYPQYCRFRSLQRRVPDQASCPGLQDPHLLALGGIKVALQNTRVLYCRDTFNHPTLDNNASILTQLGCSSLSLKGRPRKRKGMDGKGSDQQNHNHLSESWMERMKENVMGSVEMHWDGNWLPHPEEQLFLDQLYIFMERRGSPISKVPNLGFKKIDLFLMYSVVKRLGGYERVTSHRLWKTVYNELGGSPGSTSAATCTRRHYERLMLPYELYVRGENPELSKARATSVFPTTIKKTVRGRGVSNSPKKNAVTNQASPPDGVVVRKRGRPPGKRNAKVLARGRVGRPPLHPKPPSEKPARPHQEIVQPLTIFQELKLTSHPHGQGLSLVSSTPVPHQPVLGRDVKTETVEPHAPSFLSVPCKLLAGGSLEGFSPTKGLCPLDLFRARLGLNGVSAHEVTPQDSSTPHQTIMVHQPKVSTPETPESLQHQCSGCSLDASSQNGGPTMTRAPLPPLRILPLDIGCSLQLRQLMRTRLGSTHMNTFTKRLSEVLAQDLSKTSQPNGSVPQEQSLPLNLSKRAITKRSAGDMELTELQGRDVQSMTKRPKVETEDLEASLKWNGMPFLVPLNQDEPADLSSPSRARALVQDRTNVALTLPEATCFSFVPKLDVPIEKPYSIGVSPDTLPCIYHMKQGEDKTSTNTVTVKKEPESASLDPNLEPQSNSDLYPQCVPTDDMKELDAVSSLKVLSSSLLSKPSSC, from the exons ATGAGTCTCTAGGAGTGCAGCAGAAGGTGAAAATTCTCAGTTACCCCCAGTACTGCCGCTTTCGTTCCCTTCAAAGACGTGTCCCGGATCAAGCTAGCTGCCCTGGTCTGCAGGACCCTCATCTGTTGGCTCTGGGGGGAATAAAAGTGGCCCTCCAAAACACACGAGTCCTCTACTGTCGGGATACCTTCAACCACCCTACTCTAGACAACAATGCTAGCATACTGACACAGCTTG GATGTTCCTCTCTCAGTCTAAAAGGGAGGCCTCGTAAAAGAAAGGGCATGGATGGTAAAGGATCCGATCAGCAAAACCATAACCATTTATCAGAGTCATGGATGGAAAGAATGAAG GAGAATGTGATGGGCAGTGTGGAGATGCATTGGGATGGGAACTGGCTCCCACATCCAGAAGAGCAGCTCTTCCTGGATCAGCTATATATCTTTATGGAGCGGAGGGGTTCCCCTATAAGCAAAGTTCCCAACCTGGGATTCAAAAAGA TTGACCTCTTCCTCATGTATTCAGTTGTAAAAAGGCTGGGGGGATATGAGAGG GTGACATCGCACCGTTTGTGGAAGACCGTGTACAATGAGTTGGGTGGAAGCCCAGGCAGCACCAGCGCTGCCACCTGCACAAGGAGACATTATGAAAG GCTGATGCTCCCTTATGAACTCTATGTAAGGGGAGAAAACCCAGAACTTAGCAAGGCCAGAGCTACATCTGTCTTTCCCACTACCATCAAAAAGACTGTACGGGGCAGAGGGGTGTCAAACAGCCCAAAAAAGAATGCAGTTACAAACCAG GCCTCACCACCAGATGGTGTTGTTGTACGTAAAAGAGGAAGACCACCTGGAAAACGCAATGCTAAAGTTCTGGCCAGAGGCAGAGTTGGAAGACCGCCCTTGCATCCCAAACCTCCCTCGGAGAAACCAGCAAGACCCCATCAGGAAATCGTCCAGCCATTGACTATTTTTCAAGAACTGAAGCTCACCAGCCATCCTCATGGCCAAGGTCTGTCCCTTGTATCCTCTACTCCGGTGCCCCACCAGCCTGTACTGGGACGAGATGTGAAGACGGAGACTGTAGAACCTCATGCTCCCTCTTTTCTGTCGGTTCCTTGCAAGTTGCTGGCAGGTGGTTCCCTGGAAGGATTCAGTCCCACTAAAGGACTGTGTCCTTTGGACCTCTTTAGAGCCCGTCTGGGCCTCAATGGAGTGAGTGCTCATGAGGTTACTCCTCAAGATTCTTCTACACCCCACCAGACAATTATGGTCCATCAGCCCAAAGTCAGCACACCCGAGACCCCTGAGAGTCTCCAGCACCAGTGTTCAGGGTGTAGTTTGGATGCCTCATCCCAAAACGGAGGACCCACCATGACCAGAGCTCCCCTGCCTCCTCTTAGGATCCTTCCGCTTGACATAGGCTGTAGTCTGCAATTGCGTCAACTGATGCGCACCCGTCTTGGCTCGACACACATGAACACCTTCACCAAGAGACTTTCTGAAGTTCTGGCTCAGGATCTCAGCAAGACCTCCCAACCCAACGGGAGTGTTCCTCAAGAGCAATCCCTTCCACTGAACCTGAGCAAGAGAGCCATTACCAAGAGGTCTGCTGGGGACATGGAGCTCACAGAACTGCAGGGTCGGGATGTACAGTCTATGACCAAGAGACCAAAGGTGGAAACTGAGGATCTGGAAGCATCCCTAAAGTGGAATGGCATGCCCTTTCTGGTGCCTTTGAATCAAGATGAGCCAGCTGATCTTAGCTCTCCTAGCAGGGCCAGAGCTTTAGTTCAGGACAGGACCAATGTGGCTTTGACTCTTCCCGAAGCCACTTGTTTCTCTTTTGTACCCAAATTGGATGTCCCCATTGAAAAGCCCTACAGTATTGGTGTTTCCCCAGACACTCTACCTTGTATTTATCACATGAAACAAGGGGAAGACAAGACCAGCACAAACACAGTGACAGTTAAGAAAGAACCAGAGAGCGCATCTCTGGATCCAAATCTAGAACCTCAATCAAACAGTGACCTCTACCCGCAGTGTGTACCTACTGATGATATGAAAGAGTTGGATGCAGTTTCCTCTCTCAAAGTACTCTCTAGTTCCCTCCTTTCGAAGCCATCTAGCTGTTAG